GTCAATCCATATTTTTCCAAAGCTGTGAAGCCTGTGACATTGTCTGTCGTTTTTTCTTTAGTGGAGTAGATGATGGCATCGTTTTTCCTGAAGAGAAGAAGGGAGTTATCCGGAAGTTTGGCGTCATTGACCTCCAGATGGTCAATCAAGCTTTCTAGGAATTTTCTGATTTGAGGATATCTGTTATCATTCAGGCTGTAGTATCCGTTGATATTTCTAACGATACCTCCGTTGGTATGAATGTTCAGAATCTTATGTATGTGCGACTCAGAGATCCCCGTCTCCTTGGAGATGGTGCTGAGGTCTTTGGCCGTCATGATACACTTAAGGACATCCAATCTGCTGTCACTGAAGAATCTCGATACTTCAGGCCCGTTGCTCATGATATAGAATAAGCGTTTGGCAAAGGCACAGTTGCTTATTGCTAGTGGTTTTTCTTTTTTTAGAACATCTTTGGATTTCAGATTCCTAACTATTCTGTATGTTTCTGGATTCGATATGTTCATCGCTTCGGCTAACGAACCGACATCTGTGCATCCTCTCGACAGATAATAGAGTGATTCCAACTCCCTTTGACTGAACATCGCCACACCTATTATTATCTACTCTATTGAAGTATTTAATAATAATTTTGGGAATTATTATTGAATAATAATTATATCAATCAAATAAAGAAAAAATATGGAAAAGTGATGGGGCAAGAACCTGCCCCATGATTTGCTTTATTTTTAGGATTAATTCTGTGGCAGACGCTCATATCCTGGATTCAATCAGCTTTTTGGCTGCTTCCACCACTTCTGCCGAGGAGTACTTGCCCCCGGTCTGCCTCATGACATATCCGATTACCTGATTGGCTGCCTTGTCGTTCTTCTGGTAGTCGGCGACGATCTTCGGGTTCTCATCGAGGAAGCCGTTGATCAGTGTCTCCAATCCTGCGGACTCCTCCTGTGCGGCGGTCGCATCCTGACCGGTCATGAACGATTTGATCTCGATGGCGCATTGGGTGTCGGTGATCTTCCTGTCTGCGAAGTCCTTGATGAATCCCTTCAATTTCGACAGGTCGTTTACACCGCGGTCCTCCATGGCCCTCCAGTTGGCGCTGATCGGACCTCCGACCCACTTGATGGCATCGGCGGTCCCGAACTCCTTCGCGACATCCTCGAAGAGGATGGCAAGGTCCACAGAGGTGTTCACAAGCTGCTTGGCCATCTTCGGGTCCAGGCTGTACTGCGAAGTCATCCTCAGGATCATGTTCTGGGGGCTCTCGGCGATCCTTATGGAATCGGCCAGCTCCTTGATGTGATAGATTCCGAGATCGGGTTCATCGATGTAACCGTACTGGTCCTCGAACTCCTTCACCCTCATGCTGACGGTGACGTCCCTCTCGGGGTCGTATCTCCTGGTCTCCCTGACGATCTTCTTCTTGGCCTTGATCATGGCGATCTGCCTGACCATCTCCGAATGCAGCGCCTTCTCGGCGTTCTTCAGACCGCTGACGTTCTTGATCTCGACCCTCTCGGTCCCGACGGAGATGTTGCAGTCGCACTTGACCTCCCATTCCAGGTCGTCGGGGATGTCCAGCAGGTGTCTGATGTCCCCGATCATCTGTGTGAGGAACTGCCTGGCCTCCGCAGGCGTAGCGATGTCCGGCTCGGTCACGATCTCCGCCAGAGGGATTCCGGACCTGTTGTAATCCACGAGCGACGTGAGGTCCGCGGTCCTCTTGGTCTTTCCAGGGTCCTCCTCGATGTGTATCCTGGTGATCCTGATGGGCTTCTTGCCGTCCAGGTAGTAGACTCCCCTCTCTCCGATCGGGTTGTCGTACTGCGTGATCTGGACGCTCTTCGACATGTCCGGGTAGAAGTAGGTCTTCCTTGCGAACCATGTGGTGTCGTTGACCTCGCAGTTGAGCATCTTAGCGATCATTATCCCGTAGACCAGAACCTGCTTGTTCAGGACGGGCCTGGATCCCGGCATGCCCAGGCATGTGGGGCACACATGGGTGTTGGGGAACTCGCACTCTTCCGTGGGGCAGGAGCAGAACATCTTGGATTTGGTGGGAAGCTGCACATGGCATTCCAATCCGATCTTCATATCGACACCTCCGGTCTCTTGAGATCGAACTGCTTCTCCCAGTCCTCCGCAACGGAGAACAGGACCTTCTCGTTCCAGTGGTTCGCTACGAACTGCATTCCGACTGGCATTCCCTCGGAGTCGTATCCACAGGGGACAGACAGGTGGGGCGTTCCTGCGATGTTGGCGGGGACCGTGAGGTAATCCGCCTTGTATGAATCGAGAGCCGACATCTTAGAGATGTCATCGAATTTGGGTGCTGTGAAGGGCATGGTGGGTGCGAGCACAGCGTCGTGGTCTGCCAGGACCTTCTTGTAATCGTTGATGACAACCTGCCTGACCTCTCTGGCCTTGGCGTAGTGCCTTCCTCCGAATCCTGCCATGCGGGCGTAGGTCCCCAGGAGGATCCTCCTCTTGGCCTCGTCACCGAAGTACTTCGTACGCACTTCCGTGAAGAAATCGTCGAACTTCTGGGTGCGGTCGCCGTCCTGGTGGCCGTACCTCATACCGACATATCTGGCGAGGTTGGTGGAAGCCTCTGATGTTGCCAGAACATAATAGGCGGGCATGGCAAACCTCAACGAAGGCATGTCGACGTACTCTACATCGATTCCCATTCCTTTCAGCTGCTCCACGGCGTTGTTGAAAGCAGCCTCCACTTCCTTGGAAAGTCCTTCGATGCCCTCCTTGGGGATCGCCACGGACCTCATCTTCGTGTAGGATGTGTCGAAATCAGGCTGGACCATAGATGTGGGGTCCCTATCGTCCTTTCCGGCGATGAGCTCCATGTACTTCTTCAGGTCCGTCGCCTTCTGCGACAGAACGCCGATCTTGTCAAGGGAGTTACCGTAGTCGATGAGACCGTACCTGGACACGCGTCCGTATGTGGGTGCGATCCCGTACACGCCGCAGAAGGATGCGGGACAGCAGATGGAACCTCCGGTGGAGACTCCCAGTGAGATGTGGTCCTCGATGACCGAAGCGGCGCAGGCGGATCCTCCTGAGGACCCTCCGCATGCCCTGTCAAGGGCGTAGGGGTTCCTGGGGATCTCG
The nucleotide sequence above comes from Methanomassiliicoccales archaeon LGM-RCC1. Encoded proteins:
- the gatB gene encoding Asp-tRNA(Asn)/Glu-tRNA(Gln) amidotransferase subunit GatB: MKIGLECHVQLPTKSKMFCSCPTEECEFPNTHVCPTCLGMPGSRPVLNKQVLVYGIMIAKMLNCEVNDTTWFARKTYFYPDMSKSVQITQYDNPIGERGVYYLDGKKPIRITRIHIEEDPGKTKRTADLTSLVDYNRSGIPLAEIVTEPDIATPAEARQFLTQMIGDIRHLLDIPDDLEWEVKCDCNISVGTERVEIKNVSGLKNAEKALHSEMVRQIAMIKAKKKIVRETRRYDPERDVTVSMRVKEFEDQYGYIDEPDLGIYHIKELADSIRIAESPQNMILRMTSQYSLDPKMAKQLVNTSVDLAILFEDVAKEFGTADAIKWVGGPISANWRAMEDRGVNDLSKLKGFIKDFADRKITDTQCAIEIKSFMTGQDATAAQEESAGLETLINGFLDENPKIVADYQKNDKAANQVIGYVMRQTGGKYSSAEVVEAAKKLIESRI
- a CDS encoding amidase family protein, encoding MSMDDVMSKLKAVNEKYRMFHAMTDDTSAGDAKFLFSAKDNLTSKDMETCAGSRILEGYHPVFDATSISKLRDAGGKLVGKTNMDEFGFGTFSTNSGFEIPRNPYALDRACGGSSGGSACAASVIEDHISLGVSTGGSICCPASFCGVYGIAPTYGRVSRYGLIDYGNSLDKIGVLSQKATDLKKYMELIAGKDDRDPTSMVQPDFDTSYTKMRSVAIPKEGIEGLSKEVEAAFNNAVEQLKGMGIDVEYVDMPSLRFAMPAYYVLATSEASTNLARYVGMRYGHQDGDRTQKFDDFFTEVRTKYFGDEAKRRILLGTYARMAGFGGRHYAKAREVRQVVINDYKKVLADHDAVLAPTMPFTAPKFDDISKMSALDSYKADYLTVPANIAGTPHLSVPCGYDSEGMPVGMQFVANHWNEKVLFSVAEDWEKQFDLKRPEVSI